Proteins found in one Micromonospora sp. WMMD1082 genomic segment:
- a CDS encoding aldo/keto reductase, translated as MRYRTIGTDPRTRREVSVLSLGAMLFGTKTDEATSYAILDRFVEAGGTFIDTSDNYAFWMNGGQGGESEELLGRWRRSRGIGDEIVIATKLGARPLAPGTSYLDNPEGLSAAVIRESAERSRQRLGVGKLDLLYAHIEDHRVPVRETVEGFAELVAEGTVGLLGASNHRTWRVERARALAAAAGLPGYEVLQYHRSYLPRRLDGPTDLDADGDVGAVGGELIGYLRAEPGLTLVSYGSLLWGAYSRADRPLGPEYDLPSAPVRLAALREVAQQTGATVNQVVLSWLIDGDVPTIPLVGASSVAQLEESLAAVDLKLTPEQRHRLDTAW; from the coding sequence ATGCGGTACCGCACGATCGGCACGGACCCGCGTACCCGCCGCGAGGTCAGCGTGCTCAGCCTCGGCGCGATGCTCTTCGGCACGAAGACCGACGAGGCCACCTCCTACGCGATCCTGGACCGCTTCGTCGAGGCGGGCGGCACCTTCATCGACACGTCGGACAACTACGCGTTCTGGATGAACGGCGGGCAGGGCGGGGAGAGCGAGGAACTGCTGGGCCGGTGGCGGCGCAGCCGGGGCATCGGCGACGAGATCGTCATCGCCACGAAGCTCGGCGCGCGGCCGCTGGCACCGGGCACCAGCTACCTCGACAACCCGGAAGGGCTGTCGGCCGCGGTGATCCGGGAGTCCGCCGAGCGCAGCCGGCAGCGCCTCGGGGTGGGCAAGCTGGACCTGCTCTACGCCCACATCGAGGATCACCGGGTGCCGGTCCGGGAGACCGTGGAGGGCTTCGCCGAACTGGTCGCCGAGGGCACGGTCGGGCTGCTCGGCGCGAGCAACCACCGCACGTGGCGGGTGGAGCGGGCTCGCGCGCTGGCCGCCGCGGCCGGTCTGCCCGGGTACGAGGTGCTCCAGTACCACCGCAGCTACCTGCCGCGTCGCCTGGACGGGCCGACCGACCTCGACGCCGACGGCGACGTGGGCGCCGTCGGCGGCGAGCTGATCGGCTACCTGCGGGCCGAGCCCGGCCTGACCCTGGTGTCGTACGGGTCGCTGCTGTGGGGTGCCTACAGCCGGGCGGACCGGCCGCTGGGCCCGGAGTACGACCTGCCGAGCGCGCCGGTCCGGCTGGCCGCGCTGCGGGAGGTGGCGCAACAGACCGGCGCGACGGTGAACCAGGTGGTGCTGTCCTGGCTGATCGACGGCGATGTGCCCACCATCCCGCTGGTGGGAGCCTCCTCCGTGGCCCAGCTGGAGGAGAGTCTCGCCGCCGTCGACCTGAAGCTGACGCCCGAGCAACGGCACCGGCTCGACACCGCCTGGTAA
- a CDS encoding ABC transporter permease, which translates to MSSDTATSTGRAPTVYVPSTEALGTVLAPGARPPRPSPLSASLTFSWRALLKIKHVPEQLFDVTAFPIIMVLMFTYLFGGALADSPRDYLQFFLPGIMVTSVVMITMYTGVGLNTDIEKGVFDRFRTLPVWRPAALVGMIVGDVLRYVLAAVVILTVGLVLGFRPDGGVIGVLAGIGLLVVFSFAFSWVWTFFGLVLRSEKSVMGVSMMVLFPLTFLSNVFVDPSTMPGWLQAFVKANPITHLVSSVRAAMAGTTDASAMMWMLLWSAAFIVIFGTLTMYRYNRR; encoded by the coding sequence ATGAGTAGCGACACCGCCACCTCGACCGGCCGGGCGCCGACCGTCTACGTGCCCTCGACCGAGGCGTTGGGTACGGTCCTCGCGCCCGGCGCACGACCGCCGCGGCCGAGCCCGCTGTCGGCCTCGCTCACCTTCAGCTGGCGCGCCCTGCTGAAGATCAAGCATGTGCCGGAGCAGCTGTTCGACGTGACCGCGTTCCCGATCATCATGGTGCTGATGTTCACGTACCTGTTCGGCGGCGCGCTCGCCGACAGCCCACGTGACTACCTGCAGTTCTTCCTGCCGGGCATCATGGTGACCAGCGTCGTGATGATCACCATGTACACGGGCGTCGGGCTGAACACCGACATCGAGAAGGGCGTCTTCGACCGGTTCCGTACGCTGCCGGTGTGGCGGCCGGCGGCCCTGGTCGGCATGATCGTCGGGGACGTGCTGCGCTACGTGCTCGCGGCAGTGGTGATCCTGACCGTCGGGCTGGTGCTCGGCTTCCGTCCCGACGGCGGCGTCATCGGTGTCCTCGCCGGGATCGGCCTGCTGGTGGTCTTCTCCTTCGCGTTCTCCTGGGTCTGGACGTTCTTCGGCCTGGTCCTGCGCAGCGAGAAGTCCGTGATGGGGGTCAGCATGATGGTGCTGTTCCCGCTGACCTTCCTGAGCAACGTCTTCGTCGACCCGAGCACCATGCCCGGTTGGCTCCAGGCCTTCGTCAAGGCGAACCCGATCACGCACCTGGTGTCGTCGGTCCGCGCGGCGATGGCCGGCACCACCGACGCCTCGGCCATGATGTGGATGCTCCTCTGGAGCGCCGCCTTCATAGTGATCTTCGGCACCCTGACCATGTACCGCTACAACCGCCGCTGA
- a CDS encoding AAA family ATPase yields the protein MKARSGGVMIGRDHPAGLLRAEVDRAAGSHGGLVLVAGEPGIGKTTLVTDAADEARRQGALVLGAACWDSASAPGYWPWTQVLRGLRRSSGDWAVARESAEPALALLLGDTYPSGATSGPGILRSAAAPGGGPPIPAGPGVLGPAAVPGGETPTPAGGGRLMVAGAGGLTPAGDGMFTSAVLHGEGDAAEQEAFALYDAVTTALVTVSQHRPVMVILDDLHWADAASVRLLQFAAQHTWFERLLLVGTYRDAEVEAGDHPLRPLLMSLVAKATTISLTGLARDEVGALMTRTAGRMPDPDCVDDVHRRTGGNPFFVEQTARLWHADGTLTAIPPGVREVVRRRLDHLPAVVVDALTVAAVLGGEFHGEVLAASAGLPPARVGELLDVAVTARLLLAVGGGRYSFAHDLVRETLYDGLADDDRKARHAAVVRAVDEHVALDRLLIPADLARHAWLAGAHLDAARSTELLVTAARDASCRLALEESTVHLRRALAVVRDDTQRVKIMMDLADRLSHGGDGEEARRLLADTAALALTIDDPALLARFALRVHRHCQINAALAVDTDALVREAYRRLIGEPDDIAPVSTLEAGLIAATEALARRIDDDEALTFALWARHDAIWGLGTAADRAALTREIRDLARRTGDRETELWSTSLRWVALLELGDPRYLDELTAFVTEGRQTERPRHRMATAIDGGITSAFRGDFAGAEASYAELGDLAEWEHADHAFLGHHLRWSLLLLRGRFDEIDALLDGLAGGDYPHLELLRAITAAERGDHRSAARITARLEASGTGRGGSISPLWLRLRAQATVADPSRCAEARQALRPYRGQWLVSLFGCDVSGPVDHWLAVIDAAEQRWDDAVAGFSAARANADRMGARPWSLIARVALADALTGRGGPGDAASAAALRAAAEPEARDLGMPQLLTRLADATSGGGASAPGGGTSGGGAATPGGGASGGAVPGDGASDGAMSGGAVPGGGRADGVPGGPTPAGSAPAESMLAGSVRAGSVRAGSAGDGDGSGRVYEFRRDGAVWRLTYDGTTTHLPDAKGLHDLRLLLGRPGIDVPAVELLDPAAGPELVAARRMGGDQVLDDEAKSRYRRRLEQLDDEIDRAAGRGDQVKMAALDAERQALIDQLRTAAGLAGRTRRLGDEAERARKTVTARIRDTLRRLDERHPPLAAHLRDTVSTGVSCRYLPQNPHPWLL from the coding sequence ATGAAGGCGCGGTCCGGCGGAGTCATGATCGGGCGGGACCACCCCGCCGGCCTGCTGCGCGCCGAGGTGGACCGGGCCGCGGGCAGCCACGGCGGCCTCGTCCTGGTGGCCGGCGAGCCCGGCATCGGCAAGACAACCCTGGTGACCGACGCCGCCGACGAGGCCCGCCGGCAGGGCGCGCTGGTGCTCGGCGCCGCCTGTTGGGACTCGGCGAGCGCGCCCGGCTACTGGCCCTGGACCCAGGTGCTGCGCGGGCTGCGACGGTCGTCCGGCGACTGGGCGGTGGCCCGGGAGTCCGCCGAGCCGGCGCTCGCCCTGCTGCTCGGTGACACGTACCCTTCCGGGGCAACCTCCGGCCCGGGAATCCTGAGGTCCGCCGCGGCGCCCGGCGGCGGCCCGCCCATCCCGGCGGGCCCGGGAGTCCTGGGGCCCGCTGCGGTGCCCGGCGGCGAAACGCCCACGCCGGCCGGCGGCGGGAGGCTGATGGTGGCCGGCGCCGGTGGGTTGACTCCGGCCGGCGATGGCATGTTTACCTCGGCTGTCCTGCACGGCGAGGGTGACGCCGCGGAGCAGGAGGCGTTCGCCCTCTACGACGCGGTCACCACCGCCCTGGTCACCGTCTCCCAGCACCGGCCGGTCATGGTGATCCTCGACGACCTGCACTGGGCCGACGCGGCGTCGGTGCGGCTGCTCCAGTTCGCGGCACAGCACACCTGGTTCGAGCGCCTGCTGCTCGTCGGCACGTACCGGGACGCGGAGGTGGAGGCCGGTGACCATCCGCTGCGCCCGTTGCTGATGTCGCTGGTGGCCAAGGCCACCACGATCAGCCTCACCGGCCTGGCCCGCGACGAGGTTGGCGCGCTGATGACCCGTACCGCCGGCCGGATGCCCGACCCCGACTGCGTCGACGACGTGCACCGGCGCACCGGCGGCAACCCGTTCTTCGTCGAGCAGACCGCCCGGCTGTGGCACGCCGACGGCACGCTGACCGCCATCCCGCCCGGCGTACGGGAGGTGGTGCGGCGCCGGCTGGATCACCTGCCCGCCGTGGTGGTGGACGCGCTCACCGTGGCCGCCGTGCTGGGCGGGGAGTTCCACGGCGAGGTTCTCGCGGCCAGCGCCGGTCTGCCGCCGGCGCGGGTCGGTGAACTGCTCGACGTCGCGGTCACCGCGCGACTGCTGCTCGCCGTGGGCGGCGGTCGGTACTCCTTCGCCCACGATCTGGTCCGCGAGACGCTCTACGACGGTCTGGCCGACGACGACCGCAAGGCCCGGCATGCCGCCGTGGTCCGTGCCGTCGACGAGCACGTCGCGCTGGACCGGTTGCTGATCCCGGCCGACCTGGCCCGCCACGCCTGGCTCGCCGGCGCGCACCTCGACGCGGCCCGTTCCACCGAGCTGCTGGTCACCGCCGCCCGGGACGCCAGCTGCCGGCTGGCGCTGGAGGAGTCCACCGTGCACCTGCGCCGGGCGCTGGCGGTGGTGCGGGACGATACCCAACGGGTGAAGATCATGATGGATCTGGCCGACCGGCTGTCCCACGGCGGTGACGGTGAGGAAGCGCGGCGACTGCTCGCCGACACCGCCGCGCTGGCCCTGACGATCGACGATCCGGCGCTGCTGGCCCGGTTCGCCCTCCGCGTGCACCGCCACTGTCAGATCAACGCGGCGCTGGCCGTCGACACGGACGCGCTGGTGCGGGAGGCGTACCGGCGGCTCATCGGTGAGCCCGACGACATCGCCCCGGTCAGCACCCTCGAAGCCGGCCTGATCGCCGCCACCGAGGCACTGGCCCGACGGATTGACGACGACGAGGCGCTGACCTTCGCCCTCTGGGCCCGCCACGACGCCATCTGGGGGTTGGGCACCGCCGCCGACCGAGCCGCCCTGACCAGGGAGATCCGCGACCTCGCCCGCCGCACCGGCGACCGGGAGACCGAACTCTGGTCCACCTCCCTGCGCTGGGTGGCCCTGCTGGAGCTCGGTGATCCCCGCTACCTGGACGAACTCACCGCCTTCGTGACCGAGGGCCGGCAGACCGAGAGGCCCCGGCACCGGATGGCCACCGCCATCGACGGCGGTATCACCAGCGCCTTCCGGGGCGACTTCGCCGGCGCCGAGGCCAGCTACGCCGAGCTGGGCGACCTCGCCGAATGGGAGCACGCCGACCACGCCTTCCTCGGCCACCACCTGCGCTGGTCGTTGCTGCTGCTGCGGGGCCGCTTCGACGAGATCGACGCCCTGCTCGACGGGCTCGCCGGCGGTGACTACCCGCACCTGGAACTGCTCCGGGCGATCACCGCCGCCGAGCGCGGCGACCACCGGAGCGCGGCCCGCATCACCGCACGACTCGAAGCCAGCGGGACCGGGCGCGGCGGCTCGATCTCCCCGCTGTGGCTGCGGCTGCGCGCCCAGGCCACCGTCGCCGACCCGAGTCGCTGCGCCGAGGCCCGGCAGGCCCTGCGGCCGTACCGTGGCCAGTGGCTGGTGTCGCTGTTCGGCTGCGACGTCAGCGGCCCGGTCGACCACTGGTTGGCCGTGATCGACGCCGCCGAACAGCGGTGGGACGACGCGGTCGCCGGTTTTTCCGCCGCCCGCGCCAACGCCGACCGGATGGGCGCCCGCCCCTGGTCGCTGATCGCCCGGGTGGCGCTCGCCGATGCCCTGACCGGCCGGGGTGGCCCGGGCGACGCGGCGAGCGCCGCCGCCCTGCGTGCCGCCGCCGAGCCGGAGGCCCGCGACCTCGGCATGCCGCAACTGCTCACCCGACTAGCCGACGCGACGAGCGGTGGCGGTGCGTCGGCGCCCGGCGGCGGTACGTCGGGTGGCGGTGCGGCGACGCCCGGCGGTGGTGCGTCGGGTGGTGCGGTGCCCGGTGACGGGGCATCGGATGGTGCGATGTCCGGCGGTGCGGTGCCGGGTGGCGGGAGAGCGGACGGGGTTCCGGGAGGGCCGACGCCGGCCGGGTCGGCGCCGGCGGAGTCCATGCTGGCCGGGTCAGTGCGGGCAGGATCAGTGCGGGCAGGGTCGGCCGGCGACGGCGATGGGTCGGGCCGGGTGTACGAGTTCCGCCGCGATGGAGCGGTCTGGCGGCTCACGTACGACGGCACCACCACCCATCTGCCCGACGCCAAGGGGCTGCACGACCTGCGCCTGCTGCTCGGCCGCCCGGGTATCGACGTGCCCGCGGTCGAGCTGCTCGACCCGGCCGCGGGGCCGGAACTCGTCGCTGCCCGCCGGATGGGCGGTGACCAGGTGCTCGACGACGAGGCGAAGAGCCGCTACCGGCGTCGTCTGGAGCAGCTCGACGACGAGATCGACCGGGCGGCCGGGCGCGGCGACCAGGTGAAGATGGCCGCGCTGGACGCCGAGCGGCAGGCGCTGATCGACCAGTTGCGCACGGCTGCCGGGCTGGCCGGGCGCACCCGGCGGCTCGGCGACGAGGCGGAGCGGGCCCGCAAGACGGTCACGGCACGCATCCGCGACACGTTGCGCCGCCTGGACGAGCGACATCCGCCGCTCGCCGCCCACCTGCGCGACACCGTCTCGACCGGCGTCTCCTGCCGCTACCTCCCCCAGAACCCCCACCCCTGGCTCCTCTAA
- a CDS encoding ATP-binding cassette domain-containing protein, which yields MSRSTGLAIEAEGLTRSFGETRALAGIDLQVPAGAVYGLLGPNGAGKTTAVRVLATLLRPDGGRARVFGHDVVAEADAVRARVSLTGQYASVDEDLTGSENLILLGRLLGLRRPAAQQRAEQLLGAFGLTDAAGRQVKKYSGGMRRRIDIAASILNTPDLLFLDEPTTGLDPRSRNQVWEIIRAVVAHGTTVLLTTQYLDEADRLASRIAVVDHGRVIAEGTPGELKSSVGSGTVHLRLRDPAQRPEAERVLHAVLDVPVQLEADPVAMTARVGGDGSDLDASAGAARALGELSRAGIVVDDFSLGQPSLDEVFLALTDHPAVPAEDERDDELEVAR from the coding sequence ATGAGTAGAAGCACCGGCCTCGCCATCGAGGCCGAGGGCCTGACCCGGTCCTTCGGTGAGACCCGGGCGCTCGCCGGCATCGACCTACAGGTCCCCGCCGGCGCGGTGTACGGGCTGCTCGGCCCGAACGGTGCCGGCAAGACCACGGCCGTGCGCGTCCTGGCCACGCTGCTGCGTCCGGACGGTGGGCGGGCGCGGGTGTTCGGCCACGACGTGGTCGCCGAAGCCGACGCCGTCCGCGCACGGGTCAGCCTCACCGGGCAGTACGCCTCGGTCGATGAGGACCTGACCGGCTCGGAGAACCTCATCCTGCTGGGCAGGTTGCTCGGGCTGCGCAGGCCCGCCGCCCAGCAGCGGGCGGAGCAGCTGCTGGGCGCGTTCGGGCTGACCGACGCGGCCGGGCGGCAGGTCAAGAAATACTCGGGTGGCATGCGGCGGCGGATCGACATCGCGGCGAGCATCCTCAACACGCCCGACCTGCTGTTCCTCGACGAGCCGACGACCGGGCTGGATCCACGCAGCCGCAACCAGGTGTGGGAGATCATCCGGGCGGTGGTGGCCCACGGCACGACCGTGCTGCTGACCACACAATATCTGGACGAGGCCGACCGACTGGCCAGCCGGATCGCGGTGGTCGACCACGGCCGGGTGATCGCGGAGGGCACCCCGGGCGAGTTGAAGTCGTCGGTCGGCTCCGGCACGGTCCACCTGCGGTTGCGGGATCCGGCCCAGCGGCCCGAGGCCGAGCGGGTGCTGCACGCGGTGCTGGACGTGCCGGTGCAGCTGGAGGCCGACCCGGTGGCGATGACCGCCCGGGTCGGCGGCGACGGCAGCGACCTGGACGCCAGCGCGGGAGCCGCCCGTGCCCTGGGCGAGCTGTCCCGCGCCGGGATCGTGGTGGACGACTTCTCCCTCGGCCAGCCGAGCCTGGACGAGGTCTTCCTGGCCCTGACCGACCACCCCGCGGTGCCCGCCGAGGACGAGCGGGACGACGAGCTGGAGGTAGCCCGATGA